Proteins from a single region of Streptococcus oralis:
- the phoU gene encoding phosphate signaling complex protein PhoU codes for MLRSQFEEDLEKLHNQFYAMGQEVLSQINRTVRAFVTHDRDLAKEVIEDDAEVNEYEVKLEKKSFEMIALQQPVSQDLRTVLTVLKAVSDVERMGDHAVSIAEATIRMKGEQRIPSVEEEIKKMGRDVKNFVEAALDLYLNGSVDQAYEVAAMDEKINHYFDSIRDLATEEIRKNPEAIVTGRDYFQVISFLERIGDYAKNICEWVVYFETGKIVEL; via the coding sequence ATGTTACGATCTCAATTTGAAGAAGATTTGGAGAAATTGCACAACCAGTTCTATGCTATGGGACAAGAAGTGCTCTCGCAGATCAATCGTACAGTGCGTGCTTTTGTTACGCATGACCGTGATTTGGCAAAAGAAGTCATCGAAGACGATGCAGAAGTAAATGAATACGAAGTGAAGTTGGAAAAGAAATCATTTGAAATGATTGCCCTTCAACAACCTGTTTCGCAAGATCTTCGTACCGTCTTGACCGTTCTCAAGGCAGTGTCAGACGTAGAACGCATGGGAGATCATGCAGTGTCTATAGCTGAGGCGACCATTCGTATGAAGGGGGAGCAACGTATCCCTTCTGTTGAAGAAGAAATCAAAAAGATGGGACGCGACGTGAAAAACTTCGTCGAAGCGGCTCTAGATCTCTATCTCAACGGTTCTGTGGATCAAGCCTACGAAGTAGCAGCGATGGACGAAAAAATCAACCATTACTTTGATAGCATCCGTGATTTGGCTACAGAAGAAATTAGGAAAAATCCTGAAGCTATCGTTACAGGCCGTGATTACTTCCAGGTCATTTCTTTCTTGGAACGTATCGGAGACTACGCTAAAAATATCTGTGAATGGGTTGTTTACTTTGAAACAGGTAAGATTGTCGAACTATAA
- a CDS encoding ABC transporter substrate-binding protein, with the protein MKFKKWILVVCSMLASVVLVACQSGTDSSQSAVDAIKQKGKLVVATSPDYTPFEFQALVDGKNQVVGADIDMAQAIADELGVKLEISSMSFDNVLTSLQTGKADLAIAGISATDERKEVFDFSIPYYENKMSFLVRKADLDKYKDLTSLASANIAAQKGTVPETMVKEQLPNAQLTSLTNMGEAVNELQAGKVDAVHMDEPVALSYAGKNSDLVVASVNLTMKDGEANAVAIKKDQSDLKAVVDKVIQKLKDDGTYQKYLEKAAKLTEVEQ; encoded by the coding sequence ATGAAATTTAAGAAATGGATATTAGTTGTGTGTAGCATGCTTGCCAGTGTGGTTTTAGTAGCTTGCCAGTCAGGAACAGATAGTTCTCAATCTGCTGTGGACGCTATTAAACAAAAAGGGAAGCTAGTTGTTGCGACCAGCCCAGACTATACGCCGTTTGAATTCCAAGCCTTGGTAGATGGTAAAAACCAAGTGGTTGGTGCAGATATTGATATGGCTCAAGCAATTGCAGACGAGCTTGGGGTTAAACTTGAAATCTCTAGCATGAGTTTTGACAATGTCTTGACCAGTCTTCAAACTGGAAAGGCTGACTTGGCCATTGCAGGAATTAGTGCTACAGATGAGAGAAAGGAAGTCTTTGACTTTTCAATCCCTTACTATGAAAATAAGATGAGTTTCTTGGTTAGAAAAGCCGATTTAGACAAATACAAGGATCTTACAAGCCTCGCAAGTGCCAATATCGCAGCTCAAAAGGGAACTGTGCCAGAAACCATGGTCAAGGAACAATTGCCAAATGCCCAGTTGACATCCTTGACCAATATGGGGGAAGCAGTCAATGAGTTGCAGGCTGGAAAAGTGGATGCTGTTCATATGGATGAACCAGTTGCTCTTAGCTACGCAGGTAAAAACTCGGACCTTGTCGTTGCATCTGTTAACTTGACGATGAAAGATGGCGAAGCCAATGCCGTTGCTATCAAGAAGGATCAATCAGACTTGAAAGCAGTAGTAGATAAGGTTATCCAAAAACTGAAAGATGACGGAACCTATCAAAAGTATCTAGAAAAGGCAGCGAAACTAACAGAAGTTGAACAATAA